The Clostridioides sp. ES-S-0010-02 genome window below encodes:
- a CDS encoding MurR/RpiR family transcriptional regulator has protein sequence MIIELNKSNSENLTKTELEIIKFINQNESILSELSIVEIAHETYSSPATVSRAIRKCGLNGFNELRYRLTVKDENNDIHNMGDIINKSFIEAQRVIEQISLTTLINIIKTINESSKIYVLARGLTEYVAKEFSLKLQLLDFNVFFINDPNIMKIKSKSMKEDELIIIFSLNGNTKELVESAQNANLSGAKVITCCCSENAKLINYSDLYIVGYKHYHISISEYEVSSRLPLYIISRIIIDYMVKYNNSEN, from the coding sequence ATGATAATTGAGCTAAACAAAAGTAATTCTGAAAATCTAACGAAAACGGAACTTGAAATAATTAAATTTATAAATCAAAATGAGTCAATATTATCAGAATTGTCCATAGTAGAGATTGCTCATGAAACATATTCGTCTCCAGCAACCGTTTCAAGAGCAATTAGAAAATGTGGCCTAAATGGATTTAATGAACTTAGATACAGGTTGACAGTAAAAGATGAAAATAATGATATACACAATATGGGGGATATAATAAACAAGTCTTTTATAGAAGCGCAGAGAGTTATAGAACAAATATCCTTAACTACACTAATTAATATAATAAAAACTATAAATGAATCTAGTAAGATATACGTCTTAGCAAGAGGTCTTACTGAATATGTAGCAAAAGAGTTTAGCCTTAAGTTACAATTACTTGATTTTAATGTGTTTTTTATAAATGACCCTAATATAATGAAAATAAAATCTAAATCAATGAAAGAAGATGAACTTATAATCATATTTTCGTTGAATGGAAACACTAAAGAACTTGTAGAATCAGCACAAAATGCCAATTTAAGTGGAGCCAAAGTTATAACATGTTGTTGTAGTGAAAATGCAAAACTTATAAACTATTCTGATTTATATATTGTAGGATATAAACATTATCATATCTCAATCTCTGAGTATGAAGTGTCATCTAGGTTACCATTGTACATTATATCTAGGATAATTATAGATTATATGGTCAAATATAATAATTCTGAAAATTAA
- a CDS encoding 1-phosphofructokinase family hexose kinase, which yields MIYTLTTNPAIDMNISTNGIKSKLVNRTSNATYSPNGKGLNVTFVLGYYGIESKILGFFGGFSGKYIVEESEKKGFDVLPTWVEDTTRINIFLNDGNDEFKFVNSGSYVNAKQKLEMIEKIESLEDINYLSISGSLPPGIDDNYYEDIFEICKNKNIKTILDISSPKLKELLEYNPYLIKPNDEEIKDIFGIIVRDEEDIKDVLKLLHLKGAQNILLTLGEKGSYFYNGEAIYYASAQPVTVVSSACAGDSALAAFLSIWLENPEDIEEALKRSAATGASVAESNGIGSLANVEEYIKNIKVRKVV from the coding sequence ATGATATATACATTAACCACGAATCCAGCAATAGATATGAACATATCTACTAACGGTATAAAAAGTAAATTAGTAAATCGTACATCAAATGCTACATATTCTCCTAATGGAAAAGGTTTAAATGTGACATTTGTACTAGGTTATTATGGTATAGAGTCCAAGATATTAGGTTTTTTTGGAGGATTCTCAGGAAAATATATAGTTGAAGAAAGTGAAAAGAAAGGGTTTGATGTACTACCTACCTGGGTAGAAGATACAACTCGTATAAATATATTTTTAAATGATGGAAATGATGAGTTTAAATTTGTAAACTCTGGGTCATATGTAAATGCAAAGCAAAAGCTAGAAATGATAGAGAAGATAGAGTCATTAGAAGATATAAATTACTTGTCAATAAGTGGAAGTTTACCACCTGGTATTGATGATAATTACTATGAAGATATATTTGAGATTTGTAAAAATAAAAATATAAAAACAATACTTGATATAAGTTCACCGAAATTAAAGGAGTTATTAGAATATAATCCATACTTGATAAAACCAAATGATGAAGAAATCAAAGATATATTTGGAATTATTGTAAGAGATGAAGAGGACATTAAGGATGTGCTTAAGTTACTACATTTGAAAGGAGCTCAAAATATATTACTAACTTTAGGAGAAAAAGGTTCTTATTTTTACAATGGAGAAGCAATTTATTATGCTAGTGCTCAACCAGTTACAGTTGTTAGCTCTGCATGTGCTGGTGATTCTGCATTAGCTGCTTTTTTAAGTATATGGTTGGAAAATCCAGAAGATATTGAAGAAGCATTGAAAAGGTCTGCTGCAACGGGTGCAAGTGTGGCTGAAAGTAATGGTATCGGTAGTTTGGCGAATGTAGAAGAGTACATAAAAAATATAAAAGTCAGAAAGGTGGTATAA
- a CDS encoding PTS fructose transporter subunit IIABC, giving the protein MGRKIILGVTGCPTGIAHTFMAEEALKKSAKELGCDIKVETNGAIGVENKLTAKDIEMADAIIVACDKNVDMDRFNGKPVIEVPVKEGIHKASELIQKCIDGKVAVRKGNTSSSKFTEEGNLSFGQKLYKDLMNGVSHMLPLVVAGGVLTAISFLWGIYSFDPNSEQYNQIAATLKSVGGYSMNLMVPVLAAFIAQSVSGRPGMLAGLVGGMISFDTGSGFLGGIISGFLAGYAVKLFVYLLRKLPRQLEGLKSIFIIPIVSVGVVGISMLLLGGPCSALNNAMMNFLSGLQNSSPIILGLVIGCMSAFDMGGPVNKAAYVTGTMLLGQGNYLFMAGVSAACITPPLVIAIASTLFKNRFTEEDRAAGLINYILGSTHITEGAIPFAAKNPLKVLPVLMIGSSISAILTYIMKIEVPAPHGGFLVLGLVNKPLLWVGCILAGSLVGAILYMIVIPKVVNNNNTTENTDEIKNEYKNEITKSENVSNKVSLYNEETVVLDVKGKSKTDVIDEMVEILDKSGVLLDKNKFKEEIHKREEISSTGFGMGIAIPHAKTDAVKVPRVAVGVSKEGFDFESEDGNPVHLIFMIAATDNGDNLHLKTLSQLSAKLMDEEFLNELINSKTSIEIVSKLNNEEIKSL; this is encoded by the coding sequence ATGGGGAGAAAGATAATCCTTGGGGTAACAGGTTGTCCAACTGGAATTGCACATACATTTATGGCAGAAGAAGCATTAAAAAAATCAGCTAAAGAATTAGGATGTGATATAAAAGTTGAAACAAATGGAGCCATAGGAGTAGAGAATAAATTAACAGCAAAAGATATCGAAATGGCAGATGCAATAATAGTTGCTTGTGATAAAAACGTTGATATGGATAGATTTAATGGAAAACCAGTAATAGAGGTGCCTGTAAAAGAAGGTATACACAAAGCTAGTGAGCTTATACAAAAGTGTATTGATGGTAAAGTAGCAGTTAGAAAGGGAAATACATCAAGTAGCAAATTTACAGAAGAAGGGAATTTGTCGTTTGGTCAAAAACTATATAAAGACTTAATGAATGGAGTATCTCATATGCTACCTTTAGTAGTAGCAGGCGGAGTGCTAACTGCTATATCATTTTTGTGGGGGATTTACTCATTTGACCCAAATTCAGAACAGTATAATCAGATAGCAGCTACATTAAAATCTGTTGGTGGATATTCTATGAATTTGATGGTTCCTGTATTAGCGGCGTTTATAGCTCAATCTGTATCAGGTAGACCTGGTATGTTGGCAGGGCTTGTTGGAGGAATGATATCGTTTGACACAGGTTCAGGGTTCTTAGGTGGAATTATATCGGGATTTTTGGCAGGTTATGCAGTTAAATTATTTGTGTACTTATTGAGAAAATTACCAAGACAGTTAGAAGGACTTAAATCTATTTTTATAATTCCTATAGTCAGTGTGGGTGTTGTTGGTATATCTATGTTGTTACTTGGGGGACCATGTTCAGCTCTTAACAATGCTATGATGAATTTCCTTTCAGGGTTACAGAACTCAAGTCCTATAATCCTAGGATTAGTAATAGGATGTATGTCAGCATTTGATATGGGAGGTCCAGTAAATAAAGCAGCATATGTGACTGGAACTATGCTTCTAGGTCAAGGAAACTACTTATTTATGGCAGGTGTATCTGCAGCTTGTATAACACCACCATTAGTAATAGCTATAGCATCTACTTTATTTAAAAATAGATTTACAGAAGAAGACAGAGCGGCAGGATTAATTAATTATATACTAGGTAGTACTCATATAACAGAAGGAGCGATACCTTTCGCGGCAAAGAATCCACTGAAAGTGTTGCCAGTACTTATGATTGGGTCATCAATATCAGCGATTTTAACTTACATAATGAAAATAGAAGTACCAGCTCCACATGGAGGATTTTTAGTCTTAGGACTAGTAAATAAGCCGCTTTTATGGGTAGGATGTATACTTGCAGGTTCATTAGTAGGAGCGATACTTTATATGATAGTTATACCTAAGGTAGTAAATAACAATAATACTACAGAAAATACAGATGAAATTAAAAATGAATATAAAAATGAAATTACAAAATCGGAAAACGTATCTAATAAAGTTTCTTTGTATAACGAAGAAACAGTAGTTTTAGATGTTAAAGGAAAAAGTAAAACAGATGTAATTGATGAAATGGTTGAAATACTTGATAAATCAGGTGTTCTTTTAGATAAAAATAAATTTAAAGAAGAAATTCATAAGAGAGAAGAAATATCATCTACAGGTTTTGGTATGGGCATAGCGATACCACACGCAAAAACAGATGCAGTAAAAGTACCACGAGTAGCAGTTGGTGTATCAAAAGAAGGGTTTGATTTTGAATCAGAGGATGGAAACCCAGTACATCTTATATTTATGATAGCAGCTACAGACAATGGTGATAATTTACATTTAAAGACATTGTCTCAACTATCTGCAAAACTAATGGACGAAGAATTTTTAAATGAGTTAATAAATAGTAAGACAAGCATAGAAATAGTATCAAAATTAAATAATGAAGAAATTAAATCATTATAA
- the gatY gene encoding tagatose-bisphosphate aldolase subunit GatY, which translates to MALVTTKQILLDAQEGHYAVGAFNVENMEMVMAVIEAAEELKSPVILQTTPSTIKYAGLDYYLANVKVASEKASIPVAMHLDHGSSFGLAMQALRVGYTSIMIDGSHESYEDNISISKAVVDACTPSDIPVEAELGKVGGKEDDLDGGDGGAYTDPLQAKEFVERTGVSSLAVAIGTAHGLYKGEPKLDLDRLSEIREVVSVPLVLHGGSGIPDEIIKESIKRGICKVNYATELRIAYSNGVKDVLNSDPEVIDPKKYGKKGLDSVKEFVKSRMEVCGCVGKVVGAVEYC; encoded by the coding sequence ATGGCATTAGTGACAACTAAACAAATATTATTAGATGCACAAGAAGGGCATTATGCAGTAGGAGCATTTAATGTTGAAAATATGGAGATGGTTATGGCAGTAATAGAAGCTGCTGAAGAACTTAAATCACCTGTAATACTACAGACAACACCTTCAACAATAAAGTATGCAGGATTGGATTATTATTTAGCAAATGTAAAGGTTGCATCAGAAAAGGCAAGTATTCCTGTGGCTATGCACTTAGACCATGGTTCAAGTTTTGGACTAGCAATGCAGGCACTTAGAGTTGGATATACTTCTATTATGATTGATGGTTCTCATGAAAGTTACGAAGATAATATATCAATATCTAAAGCTGTTGTAGATGCATGTACACCTTCAGATATACCTGTTGAAGCTGAATTAGGTAAAGTTGGAGGTAAGGAAGACGATTTGGATGGTGGTGATGGTGGAGCATATACAGACCCACTACAAGCAAAAGAATTTGTAGAAAGAACAGGGGTATCATCTTTAGCAGTAGCAATAGGCACAGCACATGGGTTATATAAAGGAGAGCCAAAGCTTGATTTGGATAGATTATCTGAAATTAGAGAGGTTGTATCAGTTCCATTAGTGTTACATGGTGGGTCTGGAATACCAGATGAGATTATTAAAGAATCTATAAAAAGAGGGATTTGCAAGGTTAATTATGCAACAGAGTTAAGGATTGCTTATAGTAATGGGGTTAAGGATGTGCTTAATTCTGACCCTGAGGTAATTGACCCTAAGAAATATGGTAAAAAAGGTCTAGATTCGGTTAAAGAATTTGTTAAGAGTAGGATGGAAGTTTGTGGATGTGTAGGAAAAGTAGTAGGGGCAGTGGAGTACTGTTAA
- a CDS encoding glycoside hydrolase family 31 protein, which yields MVRIFEDYIEKRFDNELLRIEAWGKNSLRIRSFVDQNFIDENYALNEKPKLNKEDIKIDKSEDGSVSIKNGKLKAILDHRDRITFYNDKNEILLKEFIRLRAVKHDDGGEDVGTIEITKDFNSTLKLKSREYRPSCNGEFEVTTRFESKPCEKVFGMGQYQHEFLDLKNTILELAQRNSQISVPYYISSLGYGFLWNNPGIGRVSFAKNITEWKMFSTNFIDYWITCGESPKELSKNYSQVTGTVPMMPENLLGLWQSKLRYRTSEEVLDVVKEYSKRGIKLSSIAIDYFHWPKQGEYKFDLDYWKNPKELVRKLKEEYSVEPIVSVWPTVQSDAENYNDYLENGYLVNVNRGVRMTMQIQGNTVFVDMTNRDARDYVWDRIDKNYKQLGIDYYWLDVAEPGYSVYDFDNYRYKKGNVLSCGNIYPIDYLKMIYHGLHDDTESVVTLVRGAWAGAQKYGALVWSGDIDSSFEAFNNQVNTGLNMGLAGIPWWTTDIGGFHGGNPNDPEFRELMVRWFQYATFSPILRMHGDRLPHSKPLSNKGGGSMVTGAPNEIWSYGEDVEVILTKFIKIRESIKTYLSKLMKEAHEEGTPIMRTLFYEFPEDDKTWEIDNTYMLGDEILVAPIMNYKDRSRKVYLPKGYTWENIFSGVSYEGGKTYEIECPLEEIPIFLKQNSKHNFEELKNILREVKS from the coding sequence GTGGTAAGAATATTTGAAGATTATATTGAAAAAAGATTTGACAATGAACTACTGCGAATAGAAGCATGGGGAAAAAATTCTTTACGTATTAGGTCATTTGTCGACCAAAATTTTATTGATGAAAATTATGCTCTTAATGAAAAACCTAAGTTGAATAAAGAAGATATTAAAATCGACAAGAGTGAAGATGGTAGTGTAAGTATTAAAAATGGAAAATTAAAGGCTATCTTAGACCATAGAGATAGAATTACATTTTATAACGATAAAAATGAAATATTGTTAAAGGAATTTATTAGATTAAGAGCTGTAAAACACGATGATGGTGGAGAAGACGTAGGAACCATTGAAATTACCAAAGACTTTAACTCCACACTTAAATTAAAATCAAGAGAATATAGACCAAGTTGTAATGGAGAATTTGAAGTAACTACTAGATTTGAGTCTAAACCTTGTGAAAAGGTTTTTGGGATGGGACAATACCAACATGAATTTCTAGATTTAAAGAATACCATTTTGGAGTTAGCTCAAAGAAATTCTCAAATATCAGTTCCTTATTATATTTCTAGCTTAGGTTATGGATTTTTATGGAATAATCCAGGGATTGGAAGAGTATCTTTTGCCAAGAACATAACAGAGTGGAAGATGTTTTCTACAAACTTTATAGATTATTGGATTACTTGTGGAGAAAGCCCAAAAGAGTTAAGTAAAAATTACTCTCAAGTTACAGGAACTGTACCTATGATGCCTGAAAACCTATTAGGGCTATGGCAAAGTAAATTAAGATATAGAACTTCAGAGGAAGTTTTGGATGTTGTGAAAGAATACTCAAAAAGAGGCATTAAACTTTCGTCAATTGCAATCGACTATTTTCATTGGCCTAAGCAAGGTGAATATAAATTTGACTTAGATTATTGGAAAAATCCTAAGGAATTAGTTAGGAAACTAAAAGAAGAGTATTCAGTAGAACCAATAGTATCTGTATGGCCTACAGTTCAAAGTGATGCAGAAAACTACAATGATTATTTAGAAAATGGATATTTAGTCAATGTTAATCGTGGTGTCAGAATGACAATGCAAATTCAAGGAAATACAGTATTTGTAGACATGACAAATAGAGATGCAAGGGACTATGTTTGGGATAGAATAGATAAAAATTATAAGCAACTGGGAATTGATTATTATTGGTTAGATGTAGCTGAACCTGGATATTCTGTTTATGATTTTGATAATTATAGATACAAAAAAGGAAATGTTTTAAGCTGTGGTAACATTTATCCTATTGATTATTTAAAAATGATTTATCATGGTTTACATGATGATACAGAGTCAGTTGTAACTCTTGTAAGAGGAGCTTGGGCAGGAGCTCAAAAGTATGGAGCTTTAGTATGGTCTGGTGATATTGATTCTAGTTTTGAGGCTTTTAATAATCAAGTAAATACAGGGTTAAATATGGGACTAGCAGGTATACCATGGTGGACGACAGATATTGGAGGTTTCCATGGAGGAAATCCTAACGACCCAGAATTTAGAGAACTTATGGTGAGATGGTTCCAATATGCTACTTTTTCACCAATTTTAAGAATGCATGGAGATAGATTGCCTCATAGCAAACCATTATCAAATAAAGGTGGAGGTTCAATGGTAACTGGAGCTCCTAATGAGATATGGTCTTATGGTGAAGACGTTGAAGTAATTCTTACAAAGTTCATCAAAATTAGAGAAAGTATAAAAACTTATTTATCAAAATTGATGAAAGAAGCTCATGAAGAAGGAACACCAATTATGAGAACTTTATTTTATGAATTTCCTGAAGATGATAAAACTTGGGAGATTGATAATACATATATGCTTGGAGATGAAATTTTGGTTGCTCCAATAATGAATTATAAAGATAGAAGTAGAAAAGTATATTTGCCAAAAGGATATACATGGGAGAATATCTTTAGTGGGGTTAGTTATGAAGGTGGAAAAACTTATGAAATTGAATGCCCACTTGAAGAAATTCCTATTTTCTTAAAGCAAAATTCTAAGCATAATTTTGAAGAACTAAAAAATATTTTGAGAGAGGTGAAATCATAA
- a CDS encoding PTS sugar transporter subunit IIC, with amino-acid sequence MEPQLWQLLLIVLYGFFINYEKNSTMFGTYQPVTAGFITGLILGDINTGLYIGGTLQLLSLGISNFGGASIPDYQTASIVATFITITTKQEASVGISIGIPVALLMVQLDVLRNTIGIWLVHKAEDGARKGNYKNITYMQMLGVLLTAATTGIPVALSVIFGPSLINTILKYTPEWLTGGLTVAGGLLPAVGIGLLLRYLPAKEYFSYLVIGFVLAVYMKVPLLGVALIGGAIALIIYKKNVENQAQHYTVAGGMDEDE; translated from the coding sequence ATGGAGCCACAATTATGGCAATTATTATTAATCGTACTTTATGGATTTTTTATAAACTATGAAAAAAATTCAACAATGTTTGGTACATATCAACCAGTAACAGCAGGTTTTATTACTGGTCTTATCCTAGGTGATATAAACACAGGTTTATATATTGGAGGTACATTACAACTATTATCATTAGGTATTAGTAACTTTGGTGGAGCATCAATACCTGATTATCAAACAGCAAGTATAGTAGCTACATTTATAACTATTACAACTAAGCAAGAAGCATCTGTAGGAATTTCTATAGGTATCCCAGTTGCTTTATTGATGGTACAGTTAGATGTTCTTAGAAATACTATTGGTATATGGCTAGTTCATAAAGCAGAAGATGGAGCTAGAAAAGGAAATTATAAAAATATAACATATATGCAAATGTTAGGAGTATTATTAACAGCAGCTACAACAGGTATTCCAGTAGCTCTATCTGTAATATTTGGACCTTCTTTAATTAACACAATTTTAAAATATACACCTGAATGGTTAACAGGTGGTTTAACAGTAGCTGGAGGATTACTTCCAGCGGTAGGAATAGGATTATTACTTAGATACCTTCCTGCTAAGGAGTATTTTAGTTATTTAGTAATTGGTTTTGTTTTAGCAGTATATATGAAAGTACCATTGTTAGGTGTAGCTTTAATTGGAGGAGCAATTGCACTTATAATTTACAAAAAGAATGTAGAAAATCAAGCACAACATTATACTGTGGCAGGAGGTATGGATGAAGATGAGTGA
- a CDS encoding PTS system mannose/fructose/sorbose family transporter subunit IID translates to MSDNVSVNKSNEKVKKSVLWRWFFTSSVSSNYEKMQALAYCYAVLPFLKVVYKDNPEKLQKAVLNHLQFFNTNPWVAPYILGINVAMEELSSEDTEEAVTSIKTGLMGPVAGLGDSLFVVIPWTIFGAIAANMAIDGSPFGILLWIAVSVALKLLSIPLFNAGYTSGTKLISSIEKSLKILTESTSILGLMVVGALIPSVVKANVALNFQQGDFTMKGQEILDQIMPGLVPAILVLVVYWALKKNIKPIYLILGVMVVSIILYALGILK, encoded by the coding sequence ATGAGTGATAATGTATCAGTAAATAAATCAAATGAAAAAGTTAAGAAAAGTGTTCTATGGCGTTGGTTTTTCACAAGTTCTGTTTCTTCAAATTATGAGAAGATGCAAGCTTTAGCATATTGTTATGCAGTACTACCATTTTTAAAGGTAGTATATAAAGATAACCCAGAAAAACTTCAAAAAGCTGTATTAAATCATTTACAGTTTTTCAATACTAATCCATGGGTTGCACCTTATATTTTGGGTATTAATGTAGCTATGGAGGAATTATCAAGTGAAGATACTGAGGAGGCTGTTACTTCAATTAAAACAGGATTGATGGGACCAGTAGCAGGTTTAGGAGATAGTTTATTTGTTGTTATTCCATGGACAATTTTTGGAGCAATAGCAGCTAACATGGCGATAGATGGAAGTCCATTTGGAATCTTATTATGGATTGCAGTGAGTGTAGCGTTAAAATTATTAAGTATACCACTATTTAATGCTGGATATACATCAGGTACTAAGCTAATATCTTCAATTGAAAAAAGTTTGAAGATTTTAACTGAGAGTACATCTATTTTAGGATTAATGGTGGTGGGAGCATTGATACCATCTGTAGTAAAAGCTAATGTTGCTTTGAACTTTCAACAAGGCGACTTTACAATGAAAGGTCAAGAAATATTAGACCAAATTATGCCTGGATTAGTTCCTGCAATTTTAGTTTTAGTTGTGTATTGGGCTCTTAAAAAGAACATAAAGCCTATATACTTAATTTTAGGTGTAATGGTTGTTTCAATAATTTTATATGCATTAGGTATTTTAAAATAA
- a CDS encoding PTS sugar transporter subunit IIB: MEMKGIKNIRIDDRLIHGQVATMWSNKLGVTRLMVVNDAVANNSVQKQVLRMATPAGIASSIITEETAIKNITAGKYEGQNVLLIVKSPVDLIPFIEAGLKIHNINVGNMSSRKDTTVLKSNISVTEEEKEAFRKLLDEGIEITTIMTPDDKKTYLVDIL, encoded by the coding sequence ATGGAAATGAAAGGCATTAAAAATATTCGTATAGATGACCGTTTAATCCATGGTCAAGTTGCAACTATGTGGAGTAATAAATTAGGTGTTACAAGATTAATGGTAGTAAATGATGCAGTAGCTAATAATTCTGTTCAAAAACAAGTTCTAAGAATGGCTACACCTGCGGGAATAGCATCATCTATAATTACAGAAGAAACTGCCATAAAAAATATTACTGCTGGTAAGTATGAAGGACAAAATGTATTATTAATTGTAAAGTCTCCTGTTGACCTTATTCCATTTATAGAAGCAGGATTAAAGATACATAATATAAATGTTGGAAATATGTCAAGTAGAAAAGATACAACAGTATTAAAATCTAATATCAGTGTTACAGAAGAAGAGAAGGAAGCATTTAGAAAACTCCTAGATGAAGGAATTGAAATTACAACTATAATGACACCTGATGACAAAAAAACTTATCTTGTAGATATTTTATAA
- a CDS encoding PTS sugar transporter subunit IIA gives MSHGNMAEEVLNSAKMIIGDTINYPTVNMKQDDGIEGTIKKLKKALEVYKESSEIVIMVDLIGGTPCNAALLEASIDSRIKIISGLNLGMVIESAFSDEKELAVKLEKIGKDNISIVEPTMSLLSDDE, from the coding sequence ATGAGTCATGGAAATATGGCTGAAGAAGTTTTGAATTCTGCAAAAATGATAATAGGGGATACTATAAATTATCCTACTGTAAATATGAAACAGGATGATGGAATTGAAGGAACAATAAAAAAACTAAAAAAAGCTTTAGAAGTATATAAAGAAAGTTCAGAAATAGTTATAATGGTGGATTTAATTGGTGGAACGCCATGTAATGCTGCTTTATTAGAGGCCAGTATTGATAGTAGAATTAAAATCATTTCAGGGTTAAATTTAGGTATGGTTATTGAATCAGCTTTTTCAGATGAAAAAGAATTAGCAGTAAAGTTAGAGAAGATAGGTAAAGACAATATTTCTATAGTTGAACCTACAATGAGTTTATTATCTGATGATGAATAG